From Hypanus sabinus isolate sHypSab1 chromosome 23, sHypSab1.hap1, whole genome shotgun sequence, a single genomic window includes:
- the coil gene encoding coilin, producing the protein MAALRLRLAFDYPPPLLPSARFCWLLLPDEQCRVVADLESIIRGRFGFSRRTRLHLFLDGGLLPPNESVLLVRDNDSIRVRQEELPVDGPVASEDAGGLLLMNRKGNRHQSAERKSRKRRKLAELSEGQTPNSTEESVCGITTEHLGKRKKAAEDGAQKKQGKKRKYKHSKKWERIEACSESPTLQRHSLATTCTVPALGSRDWERVVPRSESPTLQRHPPATTCTASTSDRFSAGEPDHHAPATNGFLSVPGLAGKGQNCRSSEQTRSMLAAAETSSSTDTHSSDSDTPMGSREALPSPASITALPASSSSAGSGDSQPEKSGEVETASGCQTASPPAPPCHPGRIGFGLGCGRGRGRGGVTPPWVGARGWQQRGPTRGRGRGTGGPHNRCPRGRDTKPGEWLDPSPAQHWTSESVPKVPQRDYSKLPLLAAPPQVGERIAFKVLELSENYTPELSDYKEGRIVSYDAETQQVELSVESESSESSKEPGKFDLVYQSENGEEVVEYAVTRETQLTQSWSSLVEPRLIVPSAAETEALEMAC; encoded by the exons ATGGCGGCGCTCCGCCTGCGCCTCGCTTTCGACTATCCGCCGCCGCTGCTGCCTTCCGCCCGGTTTTGCTGGCTACTACTGCCCGACGAGCAATGCCGAGTGGTGGCCGACCTGGAGAGCATCATCCGTGGCCGCTTCGGCTTCAGTCGCCGCACCCGGCTGCACCTCTTCCTGGACGGTGGTCTGCTGCCGCCCAACGAGAGCGTCCTGTTGGTGCGGGACAACGACTCGATCCG GGTGAGACAAGAGGAGTTGCCAGTGGACGggcctgtggccagtgaggatgcagGTGGGCTGCTGCTGATGAACAGGAAAGGGAACAGACACCAATCGGCGGAGAGGAAGAGCAGAAAGCGGAGGAAGCTTGCGGAGCTGAGTGAGGGGCAAACCCCCAACTCGACTGAGGAATCTGTCTGCGGCATAACCACAGAACATTTGGGGAAGAGAAAGAAggcagcagaggatggtgctcagaaaaAACAAGGCAAGAAGAGAAAATATAAGCATAGCAAAAAGTGGGAGAGGATTGAAGCTTGCAGTGAGAGCCCTACGTTACAACGACACTCTCTGGCCACAACATGCACTGTCCCAGCCTTGGGGAGCAGAGACTGGGAGAGGGTTGTACCTCGCAGTGAGAGCCCTACATTACAACGACACCCCCCAGCCACAACGTGCACTGCCTCAACCTCAGACAGGTTCTCAGCTGGTGAACCGGATCACCATGCTCCGGCGACTAATGGTTTTTTATCGGTGCCCGGCCTCGCTGGGAAGGGACAGAACTGCAGGAGTTCGGAGCAGACAAGAAGCATGCTGGCAGCAGCAGAGACAAGCAGcagcactgacacacacagcagtGATTCAGACACCCCCATGGGGAGCCGGGAGGCTCTTCCTAGCCCTGCCTCGATCACAGCCCTTCCTGCCTCCAGCTCGTCTGCAGGCTCCGGGGATTCCCAGCCAGAGAAGTCCGGGGAAGTGGAGACTGCATCAGGATGTCAGACCGCCTCTCCACCTGCCCCACCCTGTCATCCAGGCAGAATAGGCTTTGGACTGGGGTGCGGGAGGGGCCGTGGACGAGGAGGTGTGACTCCACCGTGGGTTGGTGCTAGGGGCTGGCAGCAGCGGGGTCCCACCCGGGGCAGGGGCCGAGGGACTGGAGGCCCACATAACCGCTGTCCACGTGGCCGTGATACAAAGCCAGGAGAATGGTTGGACCCCTCACCTGCACAGCACTGGACCTCAGAG AGTGTCCCTAAGGTTCCTCAGAGGGATTACAGCAAACTGCCGCTCCTGGCCGCTCCACCGCAGGTTGGGGAACGGATTGCCTTCAAG GTGCTGGAGTTGTCGGAGAATTACACACCGGAACTGTCTGATTACAAG GAAGGAAGAATCGTGAGCTACGATGCTGAAACCCAGCAGGTGGAGCTCAGTGTGGAATCGGAATCCTCAG AAAGTTCCAAAGAGCCTGGAAAGTTCGACCTCGTTTATCAGTCTGAGAAcggagaggaggtggtggagtatGCAGTGACAAGGGAGACCCAG TTGACACAAAGCTGGAGTTCACTGGTGGAGCCTCGTCTGATAGTGCCTTCTGCTGCTGAGACCGAGGCGTTGGAGATGGCCTGTTAA